One stretch of Rosistilla oblonga DNA includes these proteins:
- the tssF gene encoding type VI secretion system baseplate subunit TssF, whose product MTQTLFQYYERELNYQTEQSREFAVRYPAAAGRLRMDASGTADPHVERLIQSVSLLGARIHKRLDDDLPEVTDALLSILYPHYLRPIPSMAIVSLAAEPANLPPQGISVPRGLPLRTSPVGGQACRYTTTQATQLWPLEIRSVEMLQPPLGEGPAAPQGTASAIRIRVRNLHNKPINTLPLESLRLHLTGPDPVVAGLYEGLVRDAIEVAFVAPGGEAIRVPAADALTPTGFDRDQAMLPYPAQSFDGYRLLTELFSFPEKFSFIDLSGWQTASEQLHSPEADVWIFLSAPHDTICGSVRTDHIQLGCTPVVNLYPKICEPIQFSRQQHEYRIVPDASKRMGCEVYSVDQVISSRIDGDRHWRPFFDLGRRDGQPAASGYWHAARRDSQAAGDHGSEVYLQLVDEHFDPHAPAAEVVTVRAMCTDRDVPTLLRQQGDTVKWHVDAAIPISSVRCLKHPTATLRPPVRRHAHWNLISHLSLGHRFLEGPDGLQSLREILRLYDFSDPDSYDTRGAAARQMIDGVIDLQHRTVTRQVGPPEEGCFARGSQLTFILNEDNFEVTGAYLFASVLQRFLGLASGINSFVETVVETRQRDGLLAHFPPHDGEEPRL is encoded by the coding sequence ATGACACAGACCCTGTTCCAGTATTACGAACGCGAACTGAACTATCAGACCGAACAATCGCGCGAGTTCGCGGTCCGTTATCCAGCCGCCGCCGGCCGGTTGCGGATGGACGCCTCTGGAACCGCCGATCCACACGTCGAACGCTTGATCCAATCGGTCTCCTTGCTGGGAGCGCGGATCCACAAACGCTTGGACGACGATCTGCCCGAAGTCACCGACGCGTTGCTGTCGATCTTGTACCCGCACTACCTGCGGCCGATCCCTTCGATGGCCATCGTCTCGCTGGCCGCAGAGCCCGCGAATCTGCCACCGCAAGGAATCTCCGTCCCGCGCGGCCTGCCGCTGCGGACGTCGCCCGTCGGCGGCCAAGCGTGTCGCTACACAACCACACAAGCGACCCAATTGTGGCCGCTGGAAATTCGCAGCGTCGAAATGTTGCAGCCTCCGTTGGGTGAAGGCCCCGCGGCGCCGCAAGGGACCGCTTCGGCGATTCGAATTCGCGTTCGCAACCTGCACAACAAACCGATCAACACGCTTCCGTTGGAATCGCTGCGATTGCATCTGACCGGGCCCGATCCCGTCGTCGCCGGCCTCTACGAAGGCCTCGTCCGCGACGCGATCGAAGTCGCCTTTGTCGCTCCCGGCGGCGAAGCGATTCGCGTCCCCGCCGCCGACGCTCTCACGCCGACCGGTTTCGATCGCGACCAAGCGATGCTCCCCTATCCAGCGCAATCGTTCGACGGATATCGCTTGCTGACCGAACTCTTTTCGTTTCCCGAGAAGTTCTCGTTTATCGACCTCTCCGGTTGGCAAACCGCTAGCGAGCAACTGCACTCTCCCGAAGCGGACGTTTGGATTTTCCTGAGCGCACCGCACGATACGATCTGCGGATCGGTTCGCACCGACCATATCCAATTGGGCTGCACGCCGGTCGTCAACCTCTATCCAAAGATCTGCGAACCGATCCAGTTCTCGCGGCAACAGCACGAATACCGCATCGTTCCCGATGCGTCGAAGCGGATGGGATGCGAGGTCTACAGCGTCGATCAAGTGATCAGTTCGCGGATCGATGGCGACCGGCATTGGCGTCCATTTTTTGATCTCGGCCGACGCGATGGTCAACCCGCCGCATCGGGTTATTGGCACGCGGCGCGTCGCGACAGCCAAGCCGCCGGCGATCACGGATCGGAAGTCTATCTGCAACTTGTCGACGAACATTTTGATCCGCACGCACCGGCAGCCGAAGTGGTCACCGTGCGGGCGATGTGCACCGACCGCGACGTGCCGACGCTGCTGCGGCAGCAAGGCGACACGGTGAAGTGGCACGTCGACGCGGCGATCCCGATCAGTTCGGTTCGGTGCCTGAAACACCCGACGGCAACGCTGCGTCCTCCGGTGCGACGCCATGCTCATTGGAACCTGATCAGCCACCTTTCGTTAGGGCATCGCTTCCTGGAAGGGCCCGACGGATTGCAATCACTCCGCGAGATCCTGCGTCTGTACGACTTCTCCGATCCCGACTCCTACGACACCCGTGGCGCCGCGGCGCGGCAGATGATCGACGGCGTGATCGATCTGCAGCACCGGACCGTGACCCGGCAAGTTGGACCGCCCGAAGAGGGCTGTTTCGCTCGGGGATCGCAATTGACATTCATATTGAACGAAGACAACTTTGAAGTCACCGGTGCCTATTTGTTTGCATCGGTACTGCAACGCTTCCTGGGCTTGGCTAGCGGGATCAATTCGTTTGTAGAGACGGTCGTCGAGACGCGTCAACGCGACGGACTGCTGGCCCACTTTCCGCCGCACGATGGCGAGGAGCCGCGGCTGTGA
- the tssE gene encoding type VI secretion system baseplate subunit TssE: MRSTLPTNKLSLLPSVFDRLADLSNDGFDSQPWYDVATLSNAVRRDLEDLLNTQQSLPELGRDFPLLAESVVGFGVPDPSTFALDTPSGRRCLAAALLNVINTFEPRLSDVRIELGNANGEKFRELKFRVVARLAIETSPQIVFESKLHVPSGQFSIGQDSE, translated from the coding sequence ATGCGTTCTACTCTGCCAACGAACAAGCTTTCGCTGTTGCCATCGGTCTTCGATCGCTTGGCCGATCTGAGCAACGACGGCTTCGACAGCCAACCGTGGTACGACGTCGCCACGCTCAGCAACGCGGTTCGCCGCGACTTGGAAGATCTCTTGAACACCCAGCAATCGCTGCCCGAACTCGGCCGCGATTTTCCTCTGCTGGCCGAATCGGTCGTCGGATTTGGCGTCCCCGATCCATCGACATTCGCTTTGGACACGCCCAGTGGCCGCCGCTGTCTGGCCGCCGCGCTGTTGAACGTGATCAATACCTTCGAGCCGCGGTTGTCGGATGTGCGAATCGAATTAGGAAATGCCAACGGAGAGAAGTTTCGCGAGCTAAAGTTTCGCGTCGTCGCTCGTTTGGCGATTGAAACTTCACCACAAATCGTTTTCGAATCGAAGCTACACGTTCCCAGCGGCCAGTTCAGCATCGGTCAGGACTCAGAATGA
- a CDS encoding Hcp family type VI secretion system effector yields MAVDYFLKIDGIKGESEDDKHKDEIELIDFEWAEQQSGSFGQGGGGGAGKVKMENFKFRTYLNSASPALMQSCAEGAHIKDATFTCRKAGGGQKEYYKVTMEDIIVSSCHISGGSGEIEEGAWVEGHPVEEVTLNFAKIKWEYHPQKADGSLNSAKTGGYDLKKNKRV; encoded by the coding sequence ATGGCAGTTGACTATTTCTTGAAGATCGATGGCATCAAGGGCGAATCCGAAGACGATAAGCACAAAGACGAAATCGAACTGATCGACTTCGAATGGGCTGAACAACAAAGCGGCAGCTTCGGCCAAGGTGGCGGTGGCGGTGCTGGCAAGGTGAAGATGGAAAACTTCAAGTTCCGCACCTACCTGAACTCCGCTTCGCCTGCGTTGATGCAATCGTGTGCCGAAGGCGCTCACATCAAGGACGCTACGTTCACATGCCGCAAGGCGGGTGGCGGCCAGAAGGAATATTACAAGGTCACGATGGAAGACATCATCGTTTCCTCGTGCCACATCAGCGGTGGCAGCGGCGAGATCGAAGAAGGGGCTTGGGTCGAAGGACATCCTGTCGAAGAAGTCACTTTGAACTTCGCCAAGATCAAGTGGGAATACCACCCACAAAAAGCTGACGGTTCGCTGAATTCGGCGAAGACCGGCGGCTACGACCTGAAGAAGAACAAACGCGTCTAG
- the tssC gene encoding type VI secretion system contractile sheath large subunit, translating into MSSLQTESEGGAAVAELSLMDQILDQTRALDDSERSRNQTYIEQFVAKVVDGNATVDKDVVTNITSWIAEIDHKLSVQLAEVMHCDEFQQLEGTWRGLHYLTQNSETGTSLKIRVMNVKKAELQKDLEKAVEFDQSTMFRKCYEEEYGQLGGEPYGMLVGDYHFGRTADDINLLRLISNVAAAGHAPFVAAADPNMFNMDSFTDLSGPRDLAKIFQGADYAAWRSFRDSEDSRYVALTMPNVLGRLPYGGDFKKVESFDFNEHVDGTDHSQYLWMSSAWAYATRVTDAFAKHGWFAQTRGVEGGGKVENLPVHTFPTDDGDVAMKCPTEIAITDRREFELSNLGFLPLLHAKNTDFAAFLGAQSCQKPKTYFEEDANANAELSSKINYLMCVSRFAHYLKVMARDKIGSSMERAECQEWLNDWISNYVCDPSTAGEETKAERPLSEARVEVAEIPGRPGWYEAIAYLRPHFQMETLGASMRLVAEVPKQG; encoded by the coding sequence ATGAGCAGCCTGCAAACTGAATCCGAAGGCGGCGCAGCCGTAGCGGAACTGTCGCTGATGGACCAAATCTTGGACCAAACACGCGCCTTGGACGACAGCGAACGTTCGCGCAACCAAACCTACATCGAACAATTTGTTGCCAAAGTTGTCGATGGCAACGCGACCGTCGACAAAGACGTCGTCACCAACATCACCAGCTGGATCGCCGAGATCGATCACAAGCTGTCGGTCCAATTGGCCGAAGTCATGCACTGCGACGAATTCCAACAATTGGAAGGCACCTGGCGCGGACTGCATTACCTGACACAAAACTCGGAAACCGGCACCAGCCTGAAGATCCGCGTCATGAACGTCAAGAAGGCGGAATTGCAAAAGGATCTCGAGAAGGCGGTTGAATTCGACCAAAGCACGATGTTCCGCAAGTGCTACGAAGAAGAATACGGTCAACTGGGCGGCGAGCCTTACGGCATGCTGGTCGGCGATTACCACTTCGGCCGCACCGCCGACGACATCAACCTGCTGCGTTTGATCAGCAACGTTGCCGCTGCCGGACACGCGCCGTTTGTCGCCGCTGCCGATCCAAACATGTTCAACATGGACAGCTTCACCGACCTCAGCGGACCTCGCGATCTGGCGAAGATCTTCCAAGGTGCCGACTACGCTGCATGGCGAAGCTTCCGCGACAGCGAAGACAGCCGCTACGTCGCGTTGACGATGCCAAACGTTCTGGGCCGTCTGCCTTACGGTGGCGACTTCAAGAAGGTCGAATCGTTCGACTTCAACGAACACGTCGATGGCACCGATCACAGCCAATACCTGTGGATGAGCTCCGCATGGGCTTACGCAACTCGCGTCACCGATGCGTTTGCCAAGCACGGCTGGTTCGCTCAAACCCGCGGTGTCGAAGGTGGTGGCAAGGTCGAGAACCTGCCCGTCCACACCTTCCCAACCGACGACGGCGACGTGGCGATGAAGTGCCCAACCGAAATCGCGATCACCGATCGTCGCGAATTCGAACTGTCGAACCTTGGCTTCCTGCCACTGTTGCACGCCAAGAACACCGACTTCGCAGCCTTCTTGGGAGCTCAAAGCTGCCAAAAGCCAAAGACCTACTTCGAAGAAGACGCCAACGCCAACGCTGAACTGTCGTCGAAGATCAACTACCTGATGTGCGTCAGCCGATTCGCTCACTACTTGAAGGTCATGGCTCGCGACAAGATCGGTTCGTCGATGGAACGCGCCGAATGCCAAGAGTGGTTGAACGATTGGATCAGCAACTACGTCTGCGATCCAAGCACCGCCGGCGAAGAGACCAAGGCAGAGCGTCCGTTGAGCGAAGCTCGCGTCGAAGTCGCTGAGATCCCTGGCCGTCCAGGTTGGTACGAAGCGATCGCTTACCTGCGTCCGCACTTCCAAATGGAAACTCTGGGTGCTTCGATGCGTTTGGTCGCCGAAGTTCCTAAGCAAGGCTAA
- the tssB gene encoding type VI secretion system contractile sheath small subunit, whose protein sequence is MSDSRQHTLDRVRRPRVQVTYDVDTGGALETKELPLVVGVMADLSGQPEVANAPLKERKFVPIDRDNFDDVLAKSNARVAARVDNKLTDDNSQLSVALNFRSLEDFEPEQVARQVPVLRELLDMRTQLSNLLGKLEGNDKLEELLSEVLENSEAAKCLQSELNSDTPAE, encoded by the coding sequence ATGAGCGATAGTCGACAACACACACTGGACCGAGTCCGACGACCACGTGTCCAAGTGACCTACGACGTGGACACCGGCGGCGCGCTGGAAACCAAGGAACTGCCATTGGTCGTCGGCGTGATGGCCGATCTCTCGGGCCAGCCCGAAGTCGCCAATGCTCCCTTGAAGGAACGCAAGTTTGTTCCGATCGACCGCGACAACTTCGACGACGTCTTGGCCAAGAGCAACGCTCGCGTCGCAGCTCGCGTCGACAACAAATTGACCGATGACAACTCGCAACTGTCGGTTGCATTGAACTTCCGTTCGCTGGAAGACTTCGAACCCGAACAGGTCGCTCGCCAAGTTCCTGTTCTGCGTGAATTGCTCGACATGCGAACTCAACTTTCGAACTTGCTGGGCAAGCTCGAAGGAAACGACAAGCTGGAAGAACTGCTGAGCGAAGTGCTGGAAAACAGCGAAGCCGCCAAGTGCTTGCAAAGTGAACTCAACAGCGACACGCCTGCTGAGTAG
- the tssA gene encoding type VI secretion system protein TssA: protein MHVTSPATFDIDALLQAIDSERPSGDGRAYARGLRAELAELRNPPRSANPDDQDTDGGPDCVDWMAITMVATEALCEKTKDLRIACHLTEAAMQHWGIAGLRDGLILMRRMVEQFWDTLAPELDPDDPDARCSPLENLLDDPNRGPRMPSVLRALPILNAGVHKFSLMTATRQSEDLTSAEIATAIRQVTVQDACLLSEEVDGAIAELESFHQVLVDRMDEYAPSFVHLEESLHVIRQWLDSVLKPQFESRDIVDAEEAVMPQAQTPATTDTSDSTAIVATTQQLRAQTYKQLTEAANVLRQIEPHSPIPFMVQRAARLGQLPFPELMAQLVNEESTLEMFHRELGLSASGDQASGTDD from the coding sequence ATGCACGTTACCTCCCCCGCAACCTTCGACATCGACGCGCTGTTGCAAGCGATCGATAGCGAACGACCTAGCGGAGATGGACGCGCTTATGCTCGCGGCTTGCGAGCCGAACTGGCCGAACTGCGAAACCCACCTCGTTCGGCAAACCCCGACGATCAAGACACCGACGGTGGTCCCGACTGCGTCGATTGGATGGCGATCACGATGGTCGCGACGGAGGCGTTGTGCGAGAAAACCAAAGACCTACGCATCGCGTGCCATCTGACCGAGGCCGCGATGCAACATTGGGGGATCGCCGGACTTCGCGACGGTCTGATCCTAATGCGACGAATGGTCGAACAATTTTGGGACACGCTGGCACCGGAACTGGACCCAGACGATCCCGACGCTCGCTGTTCACCTCTAGAAAATCTGTTGGACGACCCAAATCGTGGGCCGCGGATGCCAAGCGTCCTGCGAGCTCTGCCTATTCTAAACGCGGGCGTTCATAAGTTCAGTCTGATGACTGCGACGCGGCAGAGCGAAGATCTAACGAGTGCGGAGATCGCCACTGCGATCCGCCAGGTGACCGTCCAAGACGCCTGCCTCTTGTCGGAAGAGGTCGATGGCGCGATCGCCGAACTGGAATCATTCCATCAGGTGCTTGTCGATCGGATGGATGAATACGCTCCATCGTTTGTCCATCTGGAGGAATCGCTCCACGTCATTCGCCAGTGGCTCGACAGCGTCTTGAAACCACAATTTGAATCGCGCGACATCGTCGATGCCGAGGAGGCAGTCATGCCGCAAGCCCAAACACCCGCGACAACCGACACGAGCGATTCGACGGCAATCGTCGCAACCACGCAACAACTGCGTGCCCAAACCTACAAACAGCTGACCGAAGCGGCCAACGTTCTGCGACAGATCGAACCGCACAGCCCAATTCCTTTTATGGTGCAACGCGCCGCCCGCTTGGGCCAGCTGCCGTTCCCTGAATTGATGGCTCAATTGGTCAACGAAGAATCGACACTGGAGATGTTTCACCGTGAATTAGGCTTGTCCGCCAGCGGTGATCAGGCGTCAGGGACTGACGATTAG
- a CDS encoding DotU family type IV/VI secretion system protein encodes MRPETAQLVDPVLSLTWQLRDALAAGQTERFASGRSELKELLSRIHNAELAAGHSTSSDYLGLGYPLACWIDEMMTDDATAGRIWNENKIEGELFGSNDRAWMFWRQAQLAETLGRSEDLAVFYLCVSLGFTGQHRNNPEQLAAWMHQTRLGLGIVPELKLPFANDLAPATDAPPLTGAAALQRASYVGWTAAVVLLPLMSYLAVTAWNR; translated from the coding sequence ATGCGTCCTGAAACCGCCCAACTTGTCGATCCGGTTCTCTCTTTAACATGGCAGCTGCGCGATGCGTTGGCCGCCGGACAGACCGAACGCTTCGCCAGCGGCCGCAGCGAACTTAAAGAGTTGCTGTCGCGGATTCACAACGCGGAACTCGCCGCCGGACACAGTACCAGCAGCGACTACCTGGGCCTCGGTTATCCGTTGGCCTGTTGGATCGATGAGATGATGACCGACGATGCCACCGCCGGTCGGATCTGGAACGAAAACAAGATCGAAGGCGAACTGTTCGGCAGCAACGATCGAGCTTGGATGTTCTGGCGGCAAGCTCAGCTGGCCGAGACGCTCGGCCGCAGCGAAGACCTGGCTGTCTTTTATCTCTGTGTCAGCCTCGGTTTCACCGGCCAACACCGCAACAATCCCGAACAACTGGCCGCCTGGATGCATCAAACCCGACTCGGGTTGGGAATCGTTCCCGAACTGAAGCTTCCCTTCGCGAATGATCTCGCTCCCGCCACCGACGCACCGCCGTTGACCGGCGCCGCGGCATTGCAACGGGCCAGTTATGTCGGCTGGACCGCCGCCGTCGTCCTATTGCCTCTGATGTCCTACCTGGCCGTCACGGCTTGGAACCGGTAA
- a CDS encoding type VI secretion protein IcmF/TssM N-terminal domain-containing protein — MIALLKNLLSQIARIAVCAFAPIVALRHANDRWQRWGVIAIHVVAALVGIAALGYVQYALQLDTLVRSSLPMVRLTWLPLVACLLYAIAWSAWFVAHTLRMPAEKPLGGGIHSAWQDSLHRFTAAGIDVSRTPLYLVLGSPAGGVRDFFSASHTDLVVLPSAEESDQPIQVCGNRDAIYVCCREASLTGNFTRRAAASRQKLLETMGSDGAPSIPREPAHVWQSSEAATATSQSPTFAASAYGAAEPSFGAASETGTQAATATLSRPASADGMPVDRMNEAFDHIETLTADDTDRSAKPVTILQPRTAKLPMMRLEQSEALELLERLDGLCREIAEVRQPFCPINGVVLMLPLDAADCIETADHVGMRIERDLNTIAAATQSSVSAQVIFCDLELCDGGQALLDRFPETQRHRRLGAILPAPPASEPDAGPASVDRAVRWICDELFPPLAYRLMARNLQDAAQDRILRQGNHAIHRVVDTMRQRRDGMSRLLRRSIAATAGNVRLRGCFVAATGAAGATKHAFAEGVMPQILDIQNEVQWLPQRRQRDRWQRRAAAAIYASVAITTCAVLTYLLGWHAAN, encoded by the coding sequence ATGATCGCACTTCTCAAAAACTTGCTCAGCCAGATCGCGCGGATCGCGGTGTGTGCGTTTGCACCGATCGTTGCCCTTCGCCATGCCAACGACCGCTGGCAGCGCTGGGGTGTGATCGCGATTCACGTGGTCGCCGCCCTCGTGGGCATCGCCGCGCTGGGATACGTTCAATACGCGTTGCAGTTGGACACGCTGGTCCGATCGTCGCTGCCGATGGTTCGCCTGACCTGGCTGCCGTTGGTCGCATGTTTGTTGTACGCGATCGCTTGGTCCGCTTGGTTTGTCGCCCACACGCTGCGGATGCCGGCCGAAAAGCCATTGGGGGGCGGAATCCATTCCGCCTGGCAAGACAGTTTGCATCGCTTCACCGCCGCTGGAATCGATGTCTCCCGCACGCCGCTGTATCTGGTTCTCGGCAGTCCCGCCGGTGGCGTCCGCGACTTTTTCTCCGCCAGTCACACCGATCTCGTCGTCCTGCCGAGTGCGGAAGAATCCGATCAACCGATCCAAGTTTGTGGCAATCGCGACGCGATCTACGTCTGCTGTCGTGAAGCCTCGTTGACCGGAAACTTCACCCGCCGCGCCGCCGCATCGCGTCAAAAGTTACTGGAGACGATGGGCAGCGACGGCGCACCAAGCATCCCTCGCGAACCTGCTCACGTTTGGCAATCCAGCGAAGCAGCCACCGCCACCTCGCAATCGCCCACTTTCGCCGCCAGCGCATACGGCGCGGCGGAACCGTCGTTTGGTGCAGCTTCCGAAACCGGAACCCAAGCCGCCACAGCGACCCTTTCGAGACCCGCTTCTGCCGACGGCATGCCGGTCGATCGGATGAACGAAGCCTTCGACCACATCGAAACGTTGACAGCCGATGACACCGATCGGTCCGCCAAACCAGTGACGATCCTACAACCGCGGACCGCCAAGTTGCCGATGATGCGATTGGAGCAATCCGAGGCGTTGGAATTGCTGGAACGACTGGATGGATTGTGCCGCGAGATCGCTGAAGTTCGCCAACCGTTCTGCCCGATCAATGGCGTCGTTCTGATGCTGCCGCTGGACGCTGCCGACTGCATCGAAACCGCTGACCACGTTGGGATGCGGATCGAACGCGACTTGAACACGATCGCTGCGGCCACGCAGTCGTCGGTCTCGGCCCAGGTGATCTTCTGCGATCTGGAACTCTGCGACGGAGGCCAGGCGTTGTTGGATCGGTTCCCCGAAACGCAGCGTCATCGTCGCCTTGGCGCGATCCTACCCGCTCCGCCCGCCAGCGAACCCGATGCCGGGCCAGCGAGCGTCGATCGAGCGGTCCGTTGGATCTGCGACGAACTGTTCCCACCGTTGGCCTACCGGTTGATGGCTCGCAATCTGCAAGACGCCGCCCAGGATCGGATCTTGCGTCAGGGAAACCACGCCATCCATCGTGTTGTCGACACGATGCGTCAGCGCCGCGATGGCATGTCGCGTCTGCTGCGTCGATCGATCGCAGCAACCGCCGGCAACGTCCGACTTCGCGGTTGTTTTGTCGCCGCCACGGGAGCCGCCGGAGCGACCAAACACGCTTTTGCCGAAGGCGTGATGCCGCAGATCCTGGACATTCAAAACGAAGTTCAATGGTTGCCACAGCGTCGCCAACGCGACCGTTGGCAACGCCGAGCCGCGGCGGCGATCTACGCCAGTGTCGCGATCACCACATGTGCGGTGCTGACCTATCTGTTGGGCTGGCACGCGGCAAACTAA